AGCGGCAGCCGGACCGTCGTCAGGGCCGGTACCGCGTCCACGCTGAACGGCAGGTCGTCGAAGCCGGCCACCGACACGTCGCCCGGAATGCTCAGGCCCGCCTCCCGCAGCGCGGCGCACGCGCCGAGCGCCACCGTGTCGTTCGCGGCGACCACGGCCGTCAACGACGGTTCGCGACGCAGGAGTTCGACCGTCGCCTCGTAACCGGACCGCCGGTCGTACGGGCCGTGCACGGTCCACCCGGCGTCGTCGGGCACGTCCCGCGCCGCCAGCGCCGCGCGATGTCCCTCCAGGCGGTGACGGGTCGTCGTCCGTTCCTCGGGGCCCGCGATGTACCCGATCCTGCGGTGGCCGAGGTCGAGCAGGTGGTCGGTGAGCGCCCGGCCGCCGCCGCGGTTGTCGAAGGCGAGCGCCACCGCGTCCGCGTCCGGCACGGGCGGCCGCCCGCACAGGACGACCCGCGTCCCGGCGTCCGCGAGCCGCCGCAGCTTCCCGGAGATCGCCCTGGCGTGTTCGGCGTCCTCGACCGCGCCGCCCGTGAGGACGACGGCCGCGGCCCGCTGGCGCTGGAGGAGCGTCAGATAGGTGAGTTCGCGCTCGGGCGACCCGCCGGTGTTGCACACGACCGCGAGCCGCTCGCCGCCCGCGCGCCCGCCGGGCCCCACGATCTCGGACTGCACGGCCCCCGCCATGATCCCGAAGAACGGGTCGGCGATGTCGTTGACGAGGATGCCGACCAGGTCGGAGGTGGCGGCGGCCAGGGCGCTGGCCGGCCCGTTCAGCACGTAGTCGAGGTCGTCCACCGCGCGCAGCACCCGCTCGCGCGTGGCCGCGGCCACGGGGTAGTTGCCGTTCAGCACGCGGGACACGGTGGCGGGGGAGACCTGGGCGCGTGCCGCCACGTCCGCCAGGGTCACGGTCATCGCATCATCCTCCGGTCGCCGTCCGGTCCCCCGTCCGGCCTCGCATCCCGTTTCATCAGCCTCCGGTCTTGTCCGACCGGCTGTGCAGAGGCTAGCTTCTTCCCATATAGAAAGCGCTTGCTACGACGAGCGTGTTCTTCATCGGCGTCTGTACGAAGGGACTCTCGTGACACGCAAGACGGTGCGCATCGCCATGAACGGGGTGACGGGGCGCATGGGCTACCGCCAGCACCTCGTCCGCTCCCTCCTCGCCCTGCGCGAACAGGGCGGCCTCGACCTCGGCGACGGCACGGTGCTGTGGCCGGAGCCGGTCCTCGTCGGGCGCCGCGAGCACGCGCTGCTCGCGCTGGCCGAGCAGCACGGCCTCGACCCGGCGAACGTCTCCACCGACCTCGACGCCGTCCTCGCCGACGACACGATCGACATCTACTTCGACGGGCAGGTCACCTCCGCCCGCGAGGAGGCGCTCAAGAAGGCCATCGCCGCCGGAAAGCACCTCTACACGGAGAAGCCCTCGGCGACGAGCCTCGACGGCGCGCTCGAACTGGCCCGGCTGGCGAAGGCGAAGGGCATCAAGCACGGCGTCGTCCAGGACAAGCTGTTCCTGCCGGGCCTGCTCAAGCTCAAGCGCCTCATCGACAGCGGCTTCTTCGGGCGGATCCTGTCCGTGCGCGGCGAGTTCGGCTACTGGGTCTTCGAGGGGGACTGGCAGGAGGCGCAGCGGCCGAGCTGGAACTACCGGTCGGAGGACGGCGGCGGCATCGTCGTCGACATGTTCCCGCACTGGGAGTACGTGCTCCACGAGCTGTTCGGCCGCGTGACGAGCGTGCAGGCGCTGGCCTCGACGCACATCCCGCAGCGCTGGGACGAGGGCGGCAAGCCGTACGACGCGACGGCCGACGACTCGGCGTACGGCATCTTCGAGCTCGACGGCGGCGCCGTCGCGCAGATCAACTCCTCCTGGTCGGTGCGGGTCAACCGGGACGAGCTCGTCGAGTTCCAGGTGGACGGCACGGAGGGCTCCGCGGTCGCCGGGCTGCGCAACTGCCGTGTCCAGCACCGCGCTGCGACCCCGAAGCCCGTGTGGAACCCGGACCTGCCTGCCACGTACTCCTTCCGCGACCAGTGGCAGGAGGTTCCCGACAACCAGGAGTTCGACAACGGCTTCAAGGCGCAGTGGGAGCTGTTCCTCAAGCACGTGTACGCCGACGCGCCCTACCGCTGGGACCTGTTCGCCGGCGCCCGCGGCGTGCAGCTCGCCGAGCTCGGCCTGAAGTCGTCGGCGGAGGGCCGCCGCCTGGACGTACCGGAGATCTCGCTGTGACGATCCGACTCCCCGGCCCGGGCGGCTCGCTGCGCGACTACACCCCGCGCGCCGAGCCGGCCTCCTTCACCACGGGCGCGCCGCTCGTGTCGCGGACCGTCTTCTCGGCGGCGCACGTCGTCGCCGACCCGCTCGCCGACCCCGGCCCCGACGTGGCCGCCGTCGACTGGGACGCGACACTCGCCTTCCGCCGTCATCTGTGGGCGCACGGCCTGGGCGTGGCCGAGGCCATGGACACCGCCCAGCGCGGCATGGGCCTCGACTGGGCGGGCGCGGCCGAGCTGATCCGGCGCTCGACCGCCGAGGCGAAGTCGGCCGGCGGCGCCATCGCGTGCGGGGTGGGCACCGACCAGCTGTCCGGGCCCGCCACGCTCGCCGAGGTCCGCGCGGCCTACGAGGAGCAGCTCGCGCTCGTGGAGGGGACGGGCGCGCAGGCGATCCTCATGGCCTCGCGGGCCCTGGCGGCCGCGGCGTCCGGACCCGAGGACTACCTCGACGTCTATGGGCATCTGCTGCGCCAGGCATCCGAGCCCGTCATCCTGCACTGGCTCGGCCCGATGTTCGACCCCGCACTGGAGGGCTACTGGGGTTCGCCGGACCTCGACGCCGCCACGGAGACGTTCCTCGACGTCATCGCCGCGCACCCGGACAAGGTCGACGGCATCAAGGTCTCGCTCCTGGACGCCCGGCGCGAGGTCGAGCTGCGCCGCCGCCTCCCGCGGGGCGTGCGCTGCTACACGGGGGACGACTACAACTACCCCGAGCTGATCGCGGGCGACGAGCAGGGGTTCAGCCATGCGCTCCTCGGCATCTTCGACCCGCTGGGCCCGCTCGCGGCGGAGGCGGTGCGCGTCCTCGACACGGGGGACACCGCCAAGTTCCGTGAACTGCTCGACCCGACCGTCGAGTT
The DNA window shown above is from Streptomyces sp. NBC_01445 and carries:
- a CDS encoding dihydrodipicolinate synthase family protein, translated to MTIRLPGPGGSLRDYTPRAEPASFTTGAPLVSRTVFSAAHVVADPLADPGPDVAAVDWDATLAFRRHLWAHGLGVAEAMDTAQRGMGLDWAGAAELIRRSTAEAKSAGGAIACGVGTDQLSGPATLAEVRAAYEEQLALVEGTGAQAILMASRALAAAASGPEDYLDVYGHLLRQASEPVILHWLGPMFDPALEGYWGSPDLDAATETFLDVIAAHPDKVDGIKVSLLDARREVELRRRLPRGVRCYTGDDYNYPELIAGDEQGFSHALLGIFDPLGPLAAEAVRVLDTGDTAKFRELLDPTVELSRHLFETPTRFYKTGVVLLAWLAGHQSHFAMVGGLQSARPLPHLARAYELADGLGLFPDPALAETRMKTLLSVYGVDQ
- a CDS encoding LacI family DNA-binding transcriptional regulator; this translates as MTVTLADVAARAQVSPATVSRVLNGNYPVAAATRERVLRAVDDLDYVLNGPASALAAATSDLVGILVNDIADPFFGIMAGAVQSEIVGPGGRAGGERLAVVCNTGGSPERELTYLTLLQRQRAAAVVLTGGAVEDAEHARAISGKLRRLADAGTRVVLCGRPPVPDADAVALAFDNRGGGRALTDHLLDLGHRRIGYIAGPEERTTTRHRLEGHRAALAARDVPDDAGWTVHGPYDRRSGYEATVELLRREPSLTAVVAANDTVALGACAALREAGLSIPGDVSVAGFDDLPFSVDAVPALTTVRLPLAEAGARAGRIAMGREAAPAGGMAVVQGELMVRGSTGAPSKASGSGG
- a CDS encoding Gfo/Idh/MocA family protein → MTRKTVRIAMNGVTGRMGYRQHLVRSLLALREQGGLDLGDGTVLWPEPVLVGRREHALLALAEQHGLDPANVSTDLDAVLADDTIDIYFDGQVTSAREEALKKAIAAGKHLYTEKPSATSLDGALELARLAKAKGIKHGVVQDKLFLPGLLKLKRLIDSGFFGRILSVRGEFGYWVFEGDWQEAQRPSWNYRSEDGGGIVVDMFPHWEYVLHELFGRVTSVQALASTHIPQRWDEGGKPYDATADDSAYGIFELDGGAVAQINSSWSVRVNRDELVEFQVDGTEGSAVAGLRNCRVQHRAATPKPVWNPDLPATYSFRDQWQEVPDNQEFDNGFKAQWELFLKHVYADAPYRWDLFAGARGVQLAELGLKSSAEGRRLDVPEISL